A window of Streptomyces sp. Je 1-332 genomic DNA:
GCTCATGCCGTCGGCGTCCGGCGTCACCTGGAGCGTGAAGGGCACCTGCGGCCAGTGGCCGCGCGCCGCGTCCACGACATGCGTGACCAGGGGCGCGAGCCGCACCTCCTCCAGGAGCGGCTGCGGCTCCTCGTCGCGGGCCAGCTCGATCAAGTCGTTGACCATGCCGGTGACTTCGCGTAGCTGGCGGGCCAGCGCGCCGGAGGCCCGTTCGCGCTGTGCGTCGCTCAACCGGTCGGCGCGGGCCAGGAGTTCGGCGTTCGTGCGCAGCGCGGTCAACGGCGTACGCAGCTCGTGCGAGGCGTCGGCGACCAGACGCCGGCGCGCGGTGACCGACTCCTCCAGCTCGGCCAGCATCGCGTTGAACGAGGCGGCCAGCCGGGTCACTTCGTCCTCGCGGCCCGGCGGCCCCGGCGGCAGCTCGATGCGGTGGCGGGCGTCACGGGTCGCCGCGATGCGCTCGGCCGTGGCGGTGAGACGCGCGACCGGGGCGAGGCCCGTGCGCGAGACCCAGTAGCCGCCGAGCCCCGACAGGAGCACCCCGGCGCCGCCCACCGCGGAGAGCAGCCCGGCGGCCTGCCGCACGCCGCGCTCCGCGATGTCGGCGCGCAGGGCGACCTGGACGGCGTCCCCCTTGCCGTAACTGGTGGTGTACATCCGCGTCGGTCTCCCCTCCAGCGTGAGGCTCGTGTAGTACGGCGTCGCCCGGCCGCCCGCGACCAGCCGCGTGGACTCCGTGACCGGGAGCAGATAGGGCTTCGACGGATCGTCGGCCGGGTCGGCGGGGACGATCTGCGAGCAGGCGGGGGCGCCGAGGTAGCGGCACTCGCCCGTGACGACGCCCGGCTCGTTGTCGTAGTGCCGCTGCTGGGCGATGAGGCTCGCCGACTGGGCGAGGTTCTGGTCGAGCTGCTGGTAGAGCTTGTAGCGGATGACGAGGAACGCGGCCACGCACACCCCGACCGCGACCAGCGCGACGGCTGCCGCGGCGGCGAGCGCGAGCCGCGTGCGCAGCGGCCGCCTGCGCCGCCACCGGGCGCCGAGCCTGCGCCGGGCGCTCACGGGCTGCCCAGCCGGTAGCCGACGCCGTGCACCGTGTGCACCAGGCGCGGTTCGCCGCCCGACTCCAGCTTGCGGCGCAGATAACCGACGTACACGGCTAGGGAGTTGGAGTCCGGGCCGAAGTCGCGCCCCCAGACCGACTCCTGGATGAGCTCGCGCGGGAGCACCTGCCCCGCGTTGCGCATGAGCAGTTCGAGCAGGGCGGCCTCGGTGCGGCTGAACTCGACCGTGCGGTGGCCGCGGCGGCCGGTGCGGGTCGACGGGTCGAGGACGAGATCGCCGTACGCGAGGCCGTCGCCCTCGGCGGCGGAGTGCTGCTCCGGTGCGGCGCGGCGCAGCAAGGCGCGGACGCGGGCGACGAGTTCGTCCAGGGCGAAGGGCTTCACCAGGTAGTCGTCGGCGCCCGCGTCGAGGCCGTCGACGCGCTCGCTCACCGAGCCGAGGGCGGTCAGGACCAGGACCGGGGTGCGGTCGCCCGCGGCGCGCAGCTGGCGGCAGACGGCGAGGCCGTCGAGGACCGGCATCATCACGTCGAGGACCAGCAGGTCGGGCTCCCAGCGGGCCACCGCCGAGAGCGCGCGCTGCCCGTCGGGGGCGCCGCGCACCAGGTGGCCCTCGATCGTGAGGCCGTCCTCCACCGCCGCACGGACCTCGGGGTCGTCGTCGACGACCAGGATCTTGGCCGGCGGTGGGCCGCCGGTCACGGGTGGGCCCGGCCTGCTCGTGAAGCTCATGGACCCACGGTGCCAAACGCGGCTCTTAAAACCCTCTTAGACCTGCTCGTGATGCTCCATTGCCATGCGAACACCCGATATGCGATACCCCGAGTCAGGAGTCCCGGCGGGCGGCCGGGCCCCTCTCTCCGTCGTCATCGGCGCGGGCGGCACCGGTGGACACATCTATCCCGGGCTCGCCCTCGCCGACGCCCTGCGCCGAGCCGTACCGGGCGCGGTCGTCTCCTTCGTCGGTACGGAACGGGGCCTGGAGACCCGGCTGATACCGGACGCCGGATACCGCCTCCACACCGTCGACATGATCCCGTTCGACCCCTCGCTCGGTGCCAAGCGCTTCCTCCTGCCCGCGGCCCTGGTGAAGTCCGGCGCCCAGTGCCGGGCGATCCTTCGTGAGCAGGGCGCGCAGGTCGCGGTCGGGATGGGCGGCTACCCCAGCGCCCCCGTCATCGTCGGCGCCCGCATGGCGGGGCTGCCCAGCCTGATCCACGAGTCCAACGCCGTGCCGGGCCGGGCCAACCGCTTCGCGGCCCGCCTCACCCCGAACATCGCCGTCGCCTTCGACCGCAGCCGGGAGCATCTGCCGGGCGGCGAGCGCGCCTACACCACCGGGATGCCCATCGCGGCGCCGCTCGCCGCGCTCGACCGGGGGGCGCTGCGGGCCGAGGCGCGGCGGGAGTACGGGGTGCCGGACGCGGCCCGCATGCTGCTGTTCAACGGCGGCAGCCTGGGGGCCGCCAGGCTGACCGAGGCGGCCGTGGGGCTCGCGGCGCGCTGGCGGCACCGCGGCGACGTACAGCTCCTGATCAAGACGGGTCCCGCCGCGCTCGACGAGACGCGGCGCCGCCTGACGGAGGCGGGCGTGGAGGGCATCGCCCGCGCCGTGCCCTACCTCGACCGGATGGACCTCGCGTACGCCGCCGCCGATCTGGTCGTCTGCCGCGCCGGTTCGGCGACCGTCGCCGAACTCGCCGCGACTGGGGTCCCCGCGGTCCTCGTGCCCTATCCGCACGCGCCCGGCGACCACCAGACGCACAACGCGCGGGTCCTCTCCGACGCGGGCGCGGGTCTCTTGCTGCCCGACGGCGAGACGACGGCCGCGCGGCTCGCGGAGCTCGTCGGCCCGCTGCTCGCCGATCCGGCGCGGCTCGCCGCGATGAGCGGGGCGGCCGATCCGGGCCCGCACGCGCGAGCCGCCGACCTCCTCGCCGAGCGGGTCATCCACCTCACCCACCACCACACACAGCACTTGGAGTACGCATGAGCAGCACAGATGTCACCGTGGACACCCCCTTCAGCTGGGCCGGCCGCACGGTCCTTGTCACCGGGGCGGAGGGCTTCATCGGCTCGACGCTCGTGGACCTGCTCCTCGAACAGGGCGCGAAGGTCCGCGCTTTCGTGCACTACAAGCCGTACGCGGAGAAGGGTCACCTCGCGCATCTGCTGGGGGACCCGCGGGTCGAGATGCTCGCGGGCGACGTCCGGGACGCGGGGCGCGTGATGGACGCGGTCGAGGGCTGCGACACCGTCTTCCACCTGGCCGCGCTGATCGGCATCCCGTACTCGTACGACTCCCCGGGGGCGTACGTCCAGACGAACGTCGTCGGCACGGAGAACGTGGCCGAGGCGTGCAGGCGGCACTCGGTGCGGCGGCTCGTCCACACCTCCACCAGCGAGGTCTACGGGACCGCGCTGACCGCCCCCATCAGCGAGTCCCACCCCCTCCAGCCCCAGTCCCCGTACTCGGCCTCGAAGATCGGCGCCGACATGATGGCGCTCTCGCACTGGCACGCCTTCGAGCTGCCGGTGACGGTGGTCCGCCCCTTCAACACCTACGGCCCGCGGCAGTCGGCCCGCGCGGTGATCCCCACGATCCTGGCCCAACTGCACTCCGGCGCAAGGGAGATCAAGCTGGGCTCGCTGACTCCGACACGGGACTTCACGTACGTGACGGACACCGCGCGCGGCTTCATGGCGCTGGCACGGTGCGACGCGGCCGTCGGCCACGCGGTGAATCTCGGGGTGGGCCAGGAGATCTCGATCGGTGACCTGGCGCGGGAGCTGATCGAGGCGTCCGGGCGCGAGGCGAAGGTGGTCGTCGACCCGTCCCGCCTGCGCCCTTCGGGCAGCGAGGTCCAGCGGCTGCTCTCGGACAACTCCCGGGCGAGGGAGTGGGCGGGGTGGGCTCCGGAGGTTTCCCTGCCGGAGGGCCTGAAGCGGACCTCGGAGTGGGTCGCCGAGAACCTCCGCCTCTTCGCCCCGGACCGCTACCAGGTCTGAGTCGTCGCCTGGGGCGGCCTTGACGGCGCCCGTGGCCGCCGCTTCGCGGCGGGGGCTTGCCGGTTGAGCCGGCTCGGGGGCGCGTCCCGCTCTTGCGTCCGCTGCGCGGGCTGCCCTTTCCGGTGCGCCGGGTTGCCGGTCGTGCACTGCTTTCCGCCCGCTTCGCGGCGGATGTTTCCCGCCCACCCGCCCGATTGCCCCGGATCGTGCGCTGGGCGTTTTTGGCTGACCGCTTCGCTGTGGGTTTCAATTCGCCGCTTCGCGGCGGTTTTTCCCCACCCACCCACCCGATTACCCGGCGGTGCATGGGCGGGTGGGGCCGAGCCGTGATCGTCGCGGGTGTACGGCGGGGTGAACGGGTGGGTGGGTGGGGGATATCCGCCGCGAAGCGGCGGGCTTGGGGCGGCGCCACACGAGCCGTGGTCATGGCGGAGATGCTGCGGGGTGAACGGGTGGGTGGGAGGGGGCATCCGCCGCGCAGCGGCGGTTCTGCTTTCACCCAGCGCCAGCGTCCGGGCAGGGAGCCGTCCCACCCGCAGCCGCAGGGCAGGGGCACCCCCAGCCCCAGCCGCAGGGCAGGGAGCCGTCCCAGCCAGCGCCAGCGTCCGGGCACCGGCAGTGCCGGGCCCGCTCAGGGGCTGGTGGAGGCCCCGGGGCCAGTTGTCGCCGCCAGGCCCCCCAGGAGCAACAGCGTGAAGCGGTGGGCCCAGGCCTCGTCCACCGGTTCCGCGCTGACCAGGGCGCGGTGGACCACCGCGCCCGCGATCACGTCGAAGATGAGGTCCGCGGTGCGGCCGGCCGCCGCGGGGTCGGGCTCCGCGGGGAGTTCCCCCCGCTCCTGTGCCCGCTTACGCCCCGCGAGGACCAACCGCTTCTGGCGGTCCACGATCGACGTACGGATCCGCTCCCGCAGCGGCTCGTCCGTCGTCGACTCGGCCACCACCGCCATCAGCGCGGTCTTCGTCTCGGGACGGCCGAGCAGCGCCGCGAACTGGAGCACCACACCCTCGATGTCCGCGGCCAGGCTGCCGCGGTCCGGCAGCTCCAGCTCGTCGAACAGTTCCGCCACCGCGTCCACGACCAGCTCGCTCTTGCCCGCCCAGCGCCGGTAGAGGGTCGTCTTGGCGACGCCCGCACGCGTGGCGACGTCGCCCAGGGTCAGCTTGGACCAGCCCAGCTCGACCAGGGCCTGACGGGTCGACTCCAGGATCGCGGTGTCCGCCGCTGCGTTGCGGGGGCGGCCGCCGGTGCGGGCGGGTGCGGGGATGCGGCTCTGCATCCCGTGACCATACCGGCCAGTACGGCATGGGTCGGATCGGTGGTGAGTGAGGCAGATGACGCGTGAGAGATGGCGAGTGAGGCAGATCACCGAAGTTCGCGCCGGCCCGCCGTCCACACATCGGCGCAGGGCAGTTACGCTACGAGTCGTAGCGAAAGAGAAGTGGGCGAGATGAACGGCAACTCCTCGGCGCCCACTTTCTTTCGCCGCGCATGACCAGCGACAACCAGAGCGACAACCACAGCGACAACCAGAGCGGCACGCACCGGCACAGGGTGGGGACCCTGCGCCACAACCATCGGTCCTCCTCGGGACCTTGGCGCCACGACCGTCCGCGGCCCCGCAATCCGGCGGGGGGCCTCGGACGGGCGCGGTTCCCGCACGGCTTGGGGGAGGATGTACTCATGCAGCCACGGAACATGTCCATGAGCGGAGTCGTCGACCTCGCCGCCGTGAAGGCGGCCCAGGAGGCCAAGGCGAAGGCGGAGCAGGCGCGCGCCGAAGCGGCCCGGCAGGGCGGGGGCGCCGTACCGGGCGTCTCGCCGTCGAGCCTTGTCATCGACGTCGACGAGGCAGGCTTCGAGCGCGAGGTCCTGCAGCGCTCCACCGAAGTACCCGTCGTCATCGACTTCTGGGCCGAGTGGTGCGAGCCGTGCAAGCAGCTGAGCCCGCTGCTCGAAGGCCTCGCGCGGGAGTACAACGGCCGTTTCGTCCTCGCCAAGATCGACGTCGACGCCAACCAGATGCTGATGCAGCAGTTCGGGGTCCAGGGGATCCCGGCGGTCTTCGCGGTGGTGGCCGGACAGGCCCTGCCGCTCTTCCAGGGCGCCGCCCCGGTGGAGCAGATCCGCCAGACCCTGGACCAGTTGATCCAGGTCGGCGAGGAGCGCTTCGGTCTGACCGGTATCACCGTCGACCCGGACGCAGCGGGCGGGGAGCAGCAGGAAGCCCCCGTCGCCGAGATGCCCGCCGGGCCGTACGACGCCCTGCTCGAAGCCGCTGTCCAGGCGCTGGACGCGGGTGACTTGGGCGGCGCCGTCCAGGCGTACCGCAACGTACTGAACGACGACCCGGGCAACACGGAGGCCAAGCTCGGCCTCGCCCAGGCCGAACTGCTGCAGCGCGTCCAGGGCCTTGACCCGCAGCAGGTCCGCAAGGACGCCGCCGACCGGCCCGCGGACGTGGCCGCGCAGATCACCGCCGCCGACCTGGATCTGGTGGGCGGTCATGTGGAGGACGCCTTCGGGCGGCTCATCGACGCGGTCCGGCGCACGGCGGGCGACGACCGCGACGCCGCCCGCGTGCGGCTGCTCGAACTCCTCGAGGTCGTCGGCTCGGACGACCCGCGGGTGACCGCCGCGCGCACGCAGCTCGCGCGGGTGCTCTTCTGATCGCTCCCTCGGGTCTGACCGCTCCCTCGGGCCGTTCGCTGACCAGTCCCTAAACGTTGGGGCTTGTGATGCCCGAGTGAAAATTCGCCGCACAGGCGTCACAGTGGCCGCGCTTTACCAAAACTTGGTAAACGCGGCCACTGTTACTTGGAGTAAGCCCAGGCCAGCCTTCTGTCCTGGTGTGCCCTTCAACATCCCGGTCTGTTCCTGGCCATGGGTGCACCGTCCGTGGCCGACCGATACCGGGCGGTCGTGCTTCGGTTATCGCGCCGTTACTAGCCAGTAACGAACCCCCTTGTGCGAGGCCCGAGAATGCACCACGATCGGCGACGCTCGGTCCAATAACCCGCAGCCCGAAAGCCAGTCGGGAGCGGGCTTTCTGGGTCCCCACCGAGCAGGCCGGAGACACCCCGTCGCCGGCCTTGGACAGGGGGGTCTCTGCCATCCGGCAGGGCCTGTCCGGCAGGTTGTGCGTGTCGCGTGCGACCAGTGGTTGTCGCTCGGGGGTGATCTCCCGAGGACGTAGCGCTTCTCCCATCCCTGCCCGGCTGAGCCGCCCGAACGGGATCAGTCAGGGCCGGAGATGTACGTCCGAGAAGGAGGAAAGTCATGGAGTCCGTGGCTCGTGGCGGAACCAGATGGAAGCGGTTCGCCGTAGTCATGGTGCCGAGCGTCGCGGCGACTGCCGCGATAGGTGTGGCCCTCTCGCAGGGTGCACTCGCGGCATCGTTCAGTGTGTCCGGTCAGCAGTTCAAGGTGACTGCCGACCAGCTCGACGGTACGGGTTTCGTCCAGTACGGGGCGCTTGACAGCGGCAAGTCGGGTAACCACCCGGTCGCCGTCGTCGGCCTCGACTCGGCCGAGATCACCAACCTGTGTCAGTCCGTCGTCGTTCCGGTCCCCGTCTTCGGCGATGTGTCGATGACCCTCAAGGCCGGCGCCAAGGGCGGCCCCAAGGTCGAGGCGAAGAAGCTCTACATCGACGCCGATGACCTGAAGGCCGACGCGACGTTCACCAACGTCGACATCGGCGTCTCGGTCGACCGGACCACCAAGG
This region includes:
- a CDS encoding HAMP domain-containing sensor histidine kinase codes for the protein MSARRRLGARWRRRRPLRTRLALAAAAAVALVAVGVCVAAFLVIRYKLYQQLDQNLAQSASLIAQQRHYDNEPGVVTGECRYLGAPACSQIVPADPADDPSKPYLLPVTESTRLVAGGRATPYYTSLTLEGRPTRMYTTSYGKGDAVQVALRADIAERGVRQAAGLLSAVGGAGVLLSGLGGYWVSRTGLAPVARLTATAERIAATRDARHRIELPPGPPGREDEVTRLAASFNAMLAELEESVTARRRLVADASHELRTPLTALRTNAELLARADRLSDAQRERASGALARQLREVTGMVNDLIELARDEEPQPLLEEVRLAPLVTHVVDAARGHWPQVPFTLQVTPDADGMSIPGVPARLSRLVTNLLDNAAKFSPQGTPVEVSLTSTALTVRDHGPGIAEEDLPYVFDRFYRAEKARALPGSGLGLAMARQIAHAHGAELSAEGAPGGGALFRLTLPG
- a CDS encoding response regulator transcription factor, whose translation is MSFTSRPGPPVTGGPPPAKILVVDDDPEVRAAVEDGLTIEGHLVRGAPDGQRALSAVARWEPDLLVLDVMMPVLDGLAVCRQLRAAGDRTPVLVLTALGSVSERVDGLDAGADDYLVKPFALDELVARVRALLRRAAPEQHSAAEGDGLAYGDLVLDPSTRTGRRGHRTVEFSRTEAALLELLMRNAGQVLPRELIQESVWGRDFGPDSNSLAVYVGYLRRKLESGGEPRLVHTVHGVGYRLGSP
- a CDS encoding UDP-N-acetylglucosamine--N-acetylmuramyl-(pentapeptide) pyrophosphoryl-undecaprenol N-acetylglucosamine transferase produces the protein MRYPESGVPAGGRAPLSVVIGAGGTGGHIYPGLALADALRRAVPGAVVSFVGTERGLETRLIPDAGYRLHTVDMIPFDPSLGAKRFLLPAALVKSGAQCRAILREQGAQVAVGMGGYPSAPVIVGARMAGLPSLIHESNAVPGRANRFAARLTPNIAVAFDRSREHLPGGERAYTTGMPIAAPLAALDRGALRAEARREYGVPDAARMLLFNGGSLGAARLTEAAVGLAARWRHRGDVQLLIKTGPAALDETRRRLTEAGVEGIARAVPYLDRMDLAYAAADLVVCRAGSATVAELAATGVPAVLVPYPHAPGDHQTHNARVLSDAGAGLLLPDGETTAARLAELVGPLLADPARLAAMSGAADPGPHARAADLLAERVIHLTHHHTQHLEYA
- a CDS encoding SDR family NAD(P)-dependent oxidoreductase; its protein translation is MSSTDVTVDTPFSWAGRTVLVTGAEGFIGSTLVDLLLEQGAKVRAFVHYKPYAEKGHLAHLLGDPRVEMLAGDVRDAGRVMDAVEGCDTVFHLAALIGIPYSYDSPGAYVQTNVVGTENVAEACRRHSVRRLVHTSTSEVYGTALTAPISESHPLQPQSPYSASKIGADMMALSHWHAFELPVTVVRPFNTYGPRQSARAVIPTILAQLHSGAREIKLGSLTPTRDFTYVTDTARGFMALARCDAAVGHAVNLGVGQEISIGDLARELIEASGREAKVVVDPSRLRPSGSEVQRLLSDNSRAREWAGWAPEVSLPEGLKRTSEWVAENLRLFAPDRYQV
- a CDS encoding TetR/AcrR family transcriptional regulator; this encodes MQSRIPAPARTGGRPRNAAADTAILESTRQALVELGWSKLTLGDVATRAGVAKTTLYRRWAGKSELVVDAVAELFDELELPDRGSLAADIEGVVLQFAALLGRPETKTALMAVVAESTTDEPLRERIRTSIVDRQKRLVLAGRKRAQERGELPAEPDPAAAGRTADLIFDVIAGAVVHRALVSAEPVDEAWAHRFTLLLLGGLAATTGPGASTSP
- a CDS encoding tetratricopeptide repeat protein; the protein is MQPRNMSMSGVVDLAAVKAAQEAKAKAEQARAEAARQGGGAVPGVSPSSLVIDVDEAGFEREVLQRSTEVPVVIDFWAEWCEPCKQLSPLLEGLAREYNGRFVLAKIDVDANQMLMQQFGVQGIPAVFAVVAGQALPLFQGAAPVEQIRQTLDQLIQVGEERFGLTGITVDPDAAGGEQQEAPVAEMPAGPYDALLEAAVQALDAGDLGGAVQAYRNVLNDDPGNTEAKLGLAQAELLQRVQGLDPQQVRKDAADRPADVAAQITAADLDLVGGHVEDAFGRLIDAVRRTAGDDRDAARVRLLELLEVVGSDDPRVTAARTQLARVLF
- a CDS encoding DUF6230 family protein, producing MESVARGGTRWKRFAVVMVPSVAATAAIGVALSQGALAASFSVSGQQFKVTADQLDGTGFVQYGALDSGKSGNHPVAVVGLDSAEITNLCQSVVVPVPVFGDVSMTLKAGAKGGPKVEAKKLYIDADDLKADATFTNVDIGVSVDRTTKGPGPSKGDKYAPDSFAQQADKVRFTDVKQRAWATTAGTFKLSGLGMSVKKGKHECY